A section of the Nitrospirota bacterium genome encodes:
- a CDS encoding GTPase domain-containing protein, with protein sequence MALLNYATKEIVLKVVYYGPGLSGKTTNLHYLHSVLSPRTKGKLLSLATEADRTLFFDFLPVDLGKIRDFNIRFQLYTVPGQVRYDATRRLVLKGVDAIVFVADSQKEVKELNIESFKNMRDNLKANNIDPENIPIVFQYNKRDVKDIMDVSELNNNLNKMNAPFFEAVAIEGKGVEETFREAIKNLIKHMVAKYGVDLKPSKETFVSPGVQAPPVTSPPQERVAAMTSGLKEAIQPGIEPQPHPDVLKPSYLDEIISIVNDLKDAVLHLGIESQRLESSFKDKHIDIKGIKEGQDKILSFLSSKEKVQPEKSVPPYVDEIKSAIKDLKDSVLHLGIESQRLEGFFNDMHKGHEKVIEALYDIKEILSKMKTKKKGVRLFIK encoded by the coding sequence ATGGCTCTGTTGAATTATGCGACCAAGGAGATTGTCCTCAAGGTGGTCTATTATGGCCCTGGTCTTTCTGGCAAGACTACGAATCTCCACTATCTTCACTCAGTCTTAAGCCCCAGAACAAAGGGGAAGCTCCTTTCTTTAGCCACAGAGGCTGACAGAACACTGTTTTTTGATTTTCTTCCTGTGGATTTAGGAAAGATAAGGGATTTCAATATAAGGTTCCAGCTTTATACTGTCCCCGGGCAGGTTCGTTATGATGCAACAAGACGTCTTGTGCTCAAAGGAGTGGATGCAATTGTTTTTGTGGCAGACTCTCAGAAAGAAGTAAAAGAACTGAATATCGAAAGTTTTAAGAATATGAGAGACAACCTCAAGGCAAACAATATAGACCCTGAAAATATACCTATTGTTTTTCAATATAACAAAAGGGACGTTAAAGATATCATGGATGTTTCAGAACTTAATAATAACCTTAATAAAATGAATGCGCCATTTTTTGAGGCGGTTGCAATTGAAGGAAAAGGGGTAGAAGAGACTTTCAGGGAAGCCATAAAAAACCTTATTAAACATATGGTTGCAAAATACGGAGTGGACTTAAAACCCTCAAAGGAGACATTTGTGAGTCCTGGCGTCCAGGCGCCACCTGTTACATCGCCTCCTCAGGAACGAGTCGCGGCGATGACATCAGGATTGAAAGAAGCGATTCAGCCAGGGATCGAGCCACAACCACATCCTGATGTATTGAAACCATCTTATCTCGATGAAATTATATCAATTGTAAATGACCTCAAAGATGCAGTGTTGCATCTCGGAATCGAGTCGCAGCGACTTGAAAGCTCCTTTAAAGATAAACATATAGATATAAAAGGCATAAAAGAGGGCCAGGACAAGATACTGTCTTTTTTATCGTCTAAAGAAAAAGTTCAGCCTGAAAAATCTGTCCCCCCTTATGTGGATGAGATTAAATCTGCTATAAAGGACCTTAAGGACAGCGTGCTGCATCTCGGAATCGAGTCGCAACGACTTGAGGGCTTCTTTAATGATATGCATAAGGGGCATGAAAAGGTTATTGAGGCCCTGTACGATATTAAGGAGATCCTTTCAAAGATGAAGACAAAAAAGAAGGGAGTCAGGCTCTTTATAAAGTGA